GGCAGGGGAGGCTCTCTGATGAAGTGCGGCAAGTGCGGAGAGCGCCCGGGAGAGATCCTCTACAAAGAGTTCGAGGGGGGAAGCGTCCGGGAGATCCCTGTCTGCAAGGAATGCGCGGCGGGGCTCGGGTTTGCCTCCGAGGAACAGAAGAAAGCGGAACCCGCTTCTCCGGCAGTGTCTCTCGGAGAAGACACCGCTTGCCCGGAGTGCGGCATCAGCATGGGTGCGGTGACTGCGGAATCCCGACTGGGGTGCGAGCGTTGCTACGAGGCTTTTCATGAAGCGCTGGAGCCCCTTCTGGAGGAGATGCAGGGGGCGGGCCGCCATGTGGGGCGACTCCCGGGAGGGCGCCACGCAGCGGACATTGCGGGACTCCAGCGGGAACTGGAGGAGGCGGTCGAGAGCCAGGACTTTGATCGTGCCGCGGAACTGAGAGATCGTATTCGCACAGAGACACCCGATTCCGGACGAGATGGATCATGACTCCGACGCACCTTGCCCAAAGCGTTTCCTCATGGCTGGACGCTTCCGGCCCCGAGTCGGACCTGGTGTTGAGCAGTCGCGTGCGCTTGGCACGAAACCTCGCAGGGCGTCATTTCCCGGGGCGCGCCGATGAACTCGAGCGGGGCCGCGTGTTGGCCACCGTGACGGAAGCGTGCGCGGGGGCTCCGGGGATCGGCGATGCGGACATCTGGGACTTGTCGGAACTGGAGGAACAGCATTGTCGGCTCCTTGTGGAGCGACGGCTCGCCAGCCCGCAGTTGGCGCAGGGACACGGGCGTCGCGGAGTCGTCGTGTCCGGCGACGAGTGCCTGAGTATGATGATCAACGAAGAGGACCACATCAGAATCCAGTCGGTGAGGTCGGGGTTGAATCTGTCTGACGCGCTCACCGGCGCTCAGGAGCTGGACCTGTTTCTGGAAGAGCGCCTGCAGTTTGCGGTTTCGGACCGTTGGGGCTATTTGACGGCCTGCCCCACAAATGTGGGAACGGGTCTTCGCGCTTCGGTGCTCATTCATCTTCCGGGGCTGGTTCTGACTGCGGAGATCGACAAGGTTCACCGGGCGGTCGCAGAGATGGGCATGGCCGTTCGTGGATGGTTCGGGGAAGGCTCGGGTGCCCTGGGCGACTTCTTCCAGCTTTCCCATCAGCGGACGCTGGGCGTGGATGAGGCCCACTGTCTGGACGGACTGGGTCGCATTGCCGGGCGCGTGTTGCAACTGGAGCGGGATGCACGCGAGCGGATCTCCGCGGAGAAGGGACACAGGAGAAAGATCGAAGATCGTGTTCACCGGGCGTACGGGGTCCTTCGAACGGCCCGATTGCTGAGCGCGGAGCAGGTGATGGCCTGCGCTTCCGATGTGAGACTGGCCCGGTCTCTGGGAGTGCTGGAGGAGGTGTCCCACGCATTTCTGAACCGATTGCTGCTGTTTACGCAATCCGCGCATCTTCGCGCGGGGGTGGGCGACTCCTTCCGCGCCGAGGATGAGAAGTGGGAGAGGGCTCGGTGGGTCCGGGAGGAGTTTGACGAGTTCCTCTGATTTCCGCACACTTGTCCCTGTGGGCAGGATTCACGCATCAAGGCAACGCGGGAATCGGTCGATGGCCAAGGAGAAGGAAGCGCGGCACCTTCCGGGCATTCCGGGCAGGAGGCCGGAGTCTTGGAGCGTCTGCCGGATCAGCCGATGGCCCCCGCAACGGGGTGAAGGGAGAGCGAGGGCATGCAGGACCGATTCACTGAGCGTGTAAGAAAGGTCATGTACCTGGCCCGGGAAGAGGCGGGACGGCTTCGGCACGACTACATCGGAACGGAGCATCTTCTTCTCGGGATCATTCGCGAAGGCGAAGGCATCGCCGCGACGGTGCTGGACAATCTCGGCCTGGATCTGGAGAGCATTCGCCAGAAGATCGAGGACATGGTCCCGACCTCCGGCGGCACACTGACCATCGGGGAGATTCCCTTCACTCCCCGGGCCAAGCGCGTGCTGGAGCTCTCCGTGGAAGAAGCACGCCTTTTCGGGCACAGCTATGTCGGGACGGAGCACCTGCTCCTGGGGTTGATTCGTGAAGGCGAAGGCGTCGCGGCTCGCGTGCTCATGGAGCTTGGAGCAGACCGCAAGCGCGTTCGCGAAGAGACGCTCAAGTTGCTGGGCGGCAGTGCCCCCGGGCCGGGAACTCCCGCGCAGGAGAAGAAGAAGACAGAAACGCCCGCGCTGGACCAGTTCGGACGGGACCTTACCGTGCTTGCGGTGGACGGCGTGCTGGACCCTGTCATCGGGCGGGAGAAGGAAATCGAACGCATCGTGCAGGTTCTTTGCCGCCGGAAGAAGAACAACCCGGTCCTGATCGGAGAGCCAGGCGTCGGAAAGACCGCCATCGTCGAAGGGCTTGCGCAGAGGATCGTGGAGAACAAGACTCCGGAGCCGCTTCAAGGGAAGCGTCTGATGACGCTGGATCTGGCATCTGTCGTGGCGGGAACAAAGTATCGCGGTCAGTTCGAGGAACGCCTGAAGTCTGTGATGAATGAAATCCGCGAGTGCGACAACATCATTCTGTTCATTGATGAGCTGCATACCATCGTGGGGGCGGGGGGTGCGGAGGGTGCCATCGACGCGTCCAACATGCTCAAACCGGCTCTCTCGCGCGGGGAACTCCAGTGCATCGGCGCCACCACGCTGGATGAGTACCGGAAGTACATCGAGAAGGATGGAGCGCTGGAGCGGCGCTTCCAGGCCGTGATGGTGGATCCGCCCTCCCTGGAGGAGACGATCGAGATCATCCGGGGACTTCGCGACAAGTACGAAGCCCACCACGGCGTGGAAATCACCGATGAGGCCATTCGGCAGGCCGCCTACCTTTCGGATCGCTTCATCTCCGACCGGTATCTGCCGGACAAGGCCATTGATGTGATCGACGAAGCGGGCTCACGAGCCCGTCTGTCAGTATCGGCCATCCCGGACGAACTCCGCGAGGTGGAGCGAGAGCTGGAACAGATCACCAAGGAGAAGGAATCCGCCATCCATTCGCAAGCCTACGAGAAGGCGGCGAAGTTCCGCGATACGGAGAAGTCCCTTCGGGTCCGCATGCGCGGTATGCACAAGGACTGGTCGGATGCGAAGGGTGAGGTGAGAGCGGTCGTGGATGGCGAGGCCATCGCGGAAGTGATCTCCATGATGGTGGGCATCCCGGCGGTTCGGATTGAGGAGGAGGAGTCGCAGAAGCTCCTGCGGATGGAAGACGAGCTTCGGCGTCGCGTTGTCGGACAGGAACATGCCCTGACGGCAGTGTCCAAGGCGATCCGTCGTAGCCGAGCCGGGCTGAAGGATCCCAAGCGCCCGATTGGCTCGTTCATCTTCCTCGGGCCGACAGGAGTCGGTAAGACTGAACTGGCGCGAACGCTGGCCGAGTTCCTGTTCGAGGACGAGAGCGCACTCATCCGTGTGGACATGTCCGAATACATGGAGAAGTTCGCCGTGTCCCGCCTGGTGGGGGCGCCTCCTGGATATGTCGGTTACGAAGAGGGTGGCCAGCTGACCGAGAAGGTTCGCCGGAAGCCATACAGCGTGGTTCTTCTGGATGAGATCGAGAAGGCCCATCCGGATGTCTTCAACATCCTGCTTCAGGTGCTGGACGACGGGCAATTGACGGACAGCTACGGTCGGAAGGTGGATTTCAAGAACACCGTGATCATCATGACCTCCAATGTGGGTGCGCGGAAAATCAAGTCGGGAGCGGTGCTCGGGTTTGGTTCCCAGGATGACACGGGTGCCGGGCAGGAACGCGTTGAGCAGAAGCTCATGAGCGAGGTTCGCAAGACCTTCAATCCGGAGTTCCTCGGTCGCGTGGATGGCATTCTCACATTCAACCAGCTCGGGCGGGATGAGCTGGCGAGCATTGTGGAGATT
The nucleotide sequence above comes from Gemmatimonadota bacterium. Encoded proteins:
- a CDS encoding UvrB/UvrC motif-containing protein, which encodes MKCGKCGERPGEILYKEFEGGSVREIPVCKECAAGLGFASEEQKKAEPASPAVSLGEDTACPECGISMGAVTAESRLGCERCYEAFHEALEPLLEEMQGAGRHVGRLPGGRHAADIAGLQRELEEAVESQDFDRAAELRDRIRTETPDSGRDGS
- a CDS encoding ATP--guanido phosphotransferase; protein product: MTPTHLAQSVSSWLDASGPESDLVLSSRVRLARNLAGRHFPGRADELERGRVLATVTEACAGAPGIGDADIWDLSELEEQHCRLLVERRLASPQLAQGHGRRGVVVSGDECLSMMINEEDHIRIQSVRSGLNLSDALTGAQELDLFLEERLQFAVSDRWGYLTACPTNVGTGLRASVLIHLPGLVLTAEIDKVHRAVAEMGMAVRGWFGEGSGALGDFFQLSHQRTLGVDEAHCLDGLGRIAGRVLQLERDARERISAEKGHRRKIEDRVHRAYGVLRTARLLSAEQVMACASDVRLARSLGVLEEVSHAFLNRLLLFTQSAHLRAGVGDSFRAEDEKWERARWVREEFDEFL
- a CDS encoding ATP-dependent Clp protease ATP-binding subunit — encoded protein: MQDRFTERVRKVMYLAREEAGRLRHDYIGTEHLLLGIIREGEGIAATVLDNLGLDLESIRQKIEDMVPTSGGTLTIGEIPFTPRAKRVLELSVEEARLFGHSYVGTEHLLLGLIREGEGVAARVLMELGADRKRVREETLKLLGGSAPGPGTPAQEKKKTETPALDQFGRDLTVLAVDGVLDPVIGREKEIERIVQVLCRRKKNNPVLIGEPGVGKTAIVEGLAQRIVENKTPEPLQGKRLMTLDLASVVAGTKYRGQFEERLKSVMNEIRECDNIILFIDELHTIVGAGGAEGAIDASNMLKPALSRGELQCIGATTLDEYRKYIEKDGALERRFQAVMVDPPSLEETIEIIRGLRDKYEAHHGVEITDEAIRQAAYLSDRFISDRYLPDKAIDVIDEAGSRARLSVSAIPDELREVERELEQITKEKESAIHSQAYEKAAKFRDTEKSLRVRMRGMHKDWSDAKGEVRAVVDGEAIAEVISMMVGIPAVRIEEEESQKLLRMEDELRRRVVGQEHALTAVSKAIRRSRAGLKDPKRPIGSFIFLGPTGVGKTELARTLAEFLFEDESALIRVDMSEYMEKFAVSRLVGAPPGYVGYEEGGQLTEKVRRKPYSVVLLDEIEKAHPDVFNILLQVLDDGQLTDSYGRKVDFKNTVIIMTSNVGARKIKSGAVLGFGSQDDTGAGQERVEQKLMSEVRKTFNPEFLGRVDGILTFNQLGRDELASIVEILLKQTMGRLAERKVAIKLTRSATSLLIEEGYDPSAGARPLRRTIQRMIEDPLSDALLSGDFAEGDTLKIDRKKGSKTLSISKAPASRRGSSGSSAEKEIETGN